In Mercurialis annua linkage group LG5, ddMerAnnu1.2, whole genome shotgun sequence, a single genomic region encodes these proteins:
- the LOC126680850 gene encoding 3-ketoacyl-CoA synthase 7-like produces MVTDIFTNFSLSNSSILANFSFPFTHFLFGTTLIIAVFYFALRSNCVYLLDFICYFPADHLRVPSSMFLEHGAESGVFEKESLHFQEKVLERSGVGDEACLPVSVHELPELASFKSAKEEIEEVLFTVAGDLLAKHGINPKSIDILISNCSLFCPTPSITAMIIEKFGLRSSIKSISLSGMGCSAGLLSISLAKELLKVHKNSLALVLSMEAVSPNGYKGQDKSMLVANTIFRMGGVAILLSNKKQHKHTAHYKLQHLVRTHMGSDDQAYYSVFQKADADGRVGVSLSRTLLHAAGKGLKTNILELGPRVLPYSEQLRFGWSVICQKLSNNVKQNEIYVPKLKKAFNHFCIHAGGRAIIDAVESNLKLEKEDGEASRMTLYRFGNTSSSSVWYELCYLEAKGKVKKGDQIWQIAFGSGFKCNSAVWKSITDIKPDVSNAWSDRIRLYPVKLP; encoded by the coding sequence ATGGTGACCGACATATTCACCAATTTTTCCCTGTCTAACTCGTCGATCTTGGCAAACTTCTCATTTCCATTCACACATTTCTTATTCGGAACCACTTTAATAATTGCAGTTTTCTACTTTGCTCTCAGATCAAATTGTGTCTATCTTTTAGACTTCATCTGTTATTTTCCAGCAGATCACTTGCGAGTCCCAAGCTCTATGTTCTTAGAACATGGCGCTGAAAGTGGTGTCTTCGAGAAAGAAAGTCTTCATTTTCAAGAGAAGGTTTTGGAAAGATCCGGCGTTGGAGATGAGGCCTGCTTGCCAGTGTCAGTGCATGAGTTACCAGAGCTAGCTTCTTTCAAATCAGCGaaagaagaaattgaagaagTTCTATTCACAGTTGCAGGCGATCTTCTTGCCAAACACGGGATAAATCCGAAAAGTATTGATATTCTGATATCAAATTGCAGCTTATTCTGTCCCACTCCATCCATTACTGCAATGATAATAGAAAAGTTTGGACTCAGAAGCAGCATAAAAAGCATCAGTCTAAGTGGAATGGGGTGCAGTGCCGGACTTCTATCGATAAGTCTGGCTAAAGAACTACTCAAAGTTCATAAGAACTCATTGGCTTTAGTTCTCAGCATGGAAGCAGTATCTCCTAATGGTTACAAAGGCCAAGATAAGTCCATGCTAGTAGCGAACACCATATTTCGGATGGGTGGAGTTGCGATTCTGCTGTCAAACAAGAAGCAACACAAGCATACAGCCCACTACAAGCTCCAGCACCTTGTCCGAACCCACATGGGATCTGACGATCAAGCATACTACTCTGTCTTTCAAAAAGCAGATGCTGATGGTCGTGTAGGGGTGTCCCTTTCGAGGACACTTCTACATGCTGCAGGTAAAGGTTTAAAGACTAACATATTAGAGTTAGGGCCTCGAGTGTTACCTTACTCTGAGCAGCTCAGATTCGGATGGTCTGTAATTTGCCAAAAGCTATCGAACAATgtaaaacaaaatgaaatatatgTGCCAAAACTCAAGAAAGCTTTTAACCATTTCTGCATTCATGCTGGAGGAAGGGCAATAATTGATGCTGTCGAGAGTAATCTCAAGCTGGAGAAGGAAGATGGAGAAGCTTCGAGGATGACATTATATAGATTCGGTAACACTTCATCCTCTTCAGTTTGGTATGAACTGTGCTACCTGGAAGCAAAAGGAAAGGTTAAGAAAGGAGATCAGATTTGGCAAATTGCATTTGGTAGTGGCTTCAAGTGTAATAGTGCAGTTTGGAAATCTATTACCGATATTAAACCAGATGTAAGCAACGCTTGGTCAGACAGAATCCGTCTGTATCCTGTAAAATTGCCATGA